In Nocardioides faecalis, the following proteins share a genomic window:
- a CDS encoding glutamate ABC transporter substrate-binding protein, with amino-acid sequence MTRARQRRGSGARLGVLLSGVLALGTLASCGYDDTPLPDKPEAASSSAPPASQVECDDPTKSFAPSDDAVAARAQLGDRGRLVVGVSGDTYQLGFTDPADSRLKGFDIDVAREVADALGVSLQLRVISAGERIGLLESGEIDMVARNMTMNCARWQEVSFSTVYYNATQKVLVRSDAATSYAGPQSLAGKKVCAPAGTTSIANIADIEPEVKPVPANNHTGCLIKFQRGEVDAITGDDTVLAGLVAQDPYAVVPEQKKLTDEPYGLAVARENRALAAFINNVLDRMRGDGTWRRLYGTWLKPYLKVDAAPPKPVYGR; translated from the coding sequence ATGACCCGCGCACGTCAGCGCCGCGGCAGCGGGGCCCGGCTCGGGGTGCTGCTCAGCGGTGTCCTCGCCCTGGGCACCCTCGCCTCCTGCGGGTACGACGACACCCCGCTGCCGGACAAGCCGGAGGCCGCCTCATCCTCGGCACCGCCGGCGTCGCAGGTGGAGTGCGACGACCCGACGAAGTCGTTCGCCCCCAGCGACGACGCCGTCGCGGCCCGCGCCCAGCTGGGCGACCGCGGCCGTCTGGTCGTCGGCGTCTCCGGCGACACCTACCAGCTCGGCTTCACCGACCCCGCCGACAGTCGGCTCAAGGGCTTCGACATCGACGTCGCCCGCGAGGTCGCCGACGCGCTCGGGGTGAGCCTGCAGCTGCGGGTGATCTCCGCCGGCGAGCGGATCGGCCTGCTGGAGAGCGGCGAGATCGACATGGTCGCGCGCAACATGACGATGAACTGCGCCCGGTGGCAGGAGGTCTCGTTCTCCACGGTCTACTACAACGCCACGCAGAAGGTGCTGGTGCGCAGCGACGCGGCGACGTCGTACGCGGGTCCGCAGAGCCTGGCGGGCAAGAAGGTCTGCGCCCCTGCCGGCACGACGAGCATCGCCAACATCGCCGACATCGAGCCCGAGGTGAAGCCGGTGCCGGCCAACAACCACACCGGTTGCCTGATCAAGTTCCAGCGCGGCGAGGTGGACGCGATCACCGGCGACGACACGGTGCTCGCCGGCCTCGTCGCCCAGGACCCCTACGCGGTCGTGCCGGAGCAGAAGAAGCTGACCGATGAGCCCTACGGCCTGGCCGTGGCCCGCGAGAACCGGGCCCTGGCGGCGTTCATCAACAACGTGCTCGACCGGATGCGCGGCGACGGCACCTGGCGGCGCCTGTACGGGACCTGGCTCAAGCCCTACCTGAAGGTCGACG